The sequence CGATTAGCTCATGGAATTCGTAAACTTCCATGATGACGAAACCTAAGCCGAATAAGAAAGTAACAAATAACCACAGATTAACTTGGCTGACGCTACCTTTATTCATGCTCAGCATAGCGAAACCGAAAGTGATACTACTAAATAGTAGTAAGAAGGTTTCAACTAAAACAAACGGTAAGCTAAAAATCTCTTTACCTGAAGGACCATCTGCAATCCCGTTAACAAGCACCGCATAAGTGGCAAATAAGCTGGCAAACAGGATAAGGTCGCTCATTAGATAGATCCAGAAGCCGAAAACTTTCGTTGCTCCTGCATCGTGGTGCCCATGATGCTCATGGGCGTTTGCGTTATTTACAGTTTGAGTAGACATTATTTCACACCTGCTTTTTTCAGTTCTTCATAATGCTTATTCTCGAGAGCTTCAATTTCAGGTACTTGGACATAGTAATCCACATCTGTATCAAAGCTTTTCACGATCCAAGTGACAATCATGCCAGCGAAACCAACGATAGCTAACCACCAGATATGCCAGATCATGGCAAAGCCAAGTACTAAGCTGAATGCTGAAATAATCACACCAGCGCCTGTATTTTTAGGCATATGGATGGGTTCATACTTGGTTGGACGCTGATAAGCTGTGCCTTTTTCTTTCTGATCCCACCACTCATCACGAGTTTGAACATTAGGTTCAACCGCAAAGTTATAGAAAGGCGCAGGTGAAGAAATTGACCATTCCAGCGTACGACCACCCCATGGATCTCCCGTTAAGTCACGGTTTTGATCACGGTCACGGATACTTACGTAGATCTGGATAACTTGACAAGCGATACCGATAGCAATCAGAGCCGCACCACCCGCAGCAACCATTAACATTGGATGGAATTCTGGGTTGATATTTTGGCTGATACGACGAGTCATTCCCATAAAGCCAAGAATATACAGTGGCATAAAGGCCATAAAGAAGCCGATAAACCAGAACCAGAATGCACGGATACCCCATTTTTCATTCAGTGTGAAACCGAATGCTTTAGGGAACCAGTAGGTCATACCTGCGAAACAGCCAAATACCACACCACCAATGATAACGTTATGGAAGTGAGCAATTAAGAATAAGCTGTTATGTAAAACAAAGTTTGCACCTGGAACGGCTAACAGAACCCCAGTCATCCCCCCAACAGAGAAGGTGATAAGGAAACCGATAGTCCACAGCATTGGGCTTTTATATTCGATACGACCTTGATACATCGTAAACAGCCAGTTAAAGATTTTAACCCCTGTTGGTATAGCGATGATCATTGTGGCGATACCGAAGAAGGCATTGACGTTGGCGCCAGAGCCCATGGTAAAGAAGTGGTGTAACCAAACGATAAATGACAACACGGTAATAACGACAGTTGCACCGACTAAAGAGGTATAACCGAATAACCGTTTTTTAGAGAATGTTGCTGTAACTTCAGAGAACACACCAAATACGGGCAGAACAAGGATATAAACTTCTGGATGACCCCAAGCCCATACAAGGTTGATGTACATCATCATGTTACCGCCCATATCATTGGTAAAGAAGTGTGTACCAAGATAGCGGTCTAATGTTAACAGCGTAATAGTGACTGTTAAAATTGGGAATGCAGCAATAATTAGGACGTTAGTACATAAAGCAGCCCAAGAGAATACTGGCATTTTCATCATGCTCATACCCGGCGCACGCATACGCAGGATCGTCGCGAAGAAGTTAACCCCAGTTAGAAGCGTACCAATACCAGATATTTGTAAACTCCATATCCAATAATCGACCCCGACTCCAGGGTTATACTCCAAGCCTGATAGCGGTGGATAAGCTAACCAACCTGTTTGAGCAAACTCACCAATACCTAAAGAGATGTTGATTAATAACACACCTACAACAAAGAACCAGAAACTCAATGAGTTTAGGAATGGGAAGGCAACATCACGAGCACCAATTTGTAAAGGTACAACAAGGTTCATCAGACCTACAACGAAAGGTGTTGCCATGAAGAAAATCATGATTACACCGTGTGCGGTAAAAATCTGATCATAGTGATGAGGTGGTAAGAAACCCGCTTCGCCAGCAGAGGCGAGCGCTTGTTGGCTTCTCATCATAATCGCATCGGCAAAGCCACGGAACATCATGACCATTGCAACGATGATATACATAATACCAATTTTTTTATGGTCAACGCTGGTTAACCATTCGGTCCATAACCATTTCCATTTACGAAAATAAGTTAGTGCGCCAACAACAGCAAGCCCACCAAGCACAATACCGAGTAAAGTTACTACGATAATGGGTTCATGTAGCGGGATTGCATCAAGAGTTAATTTTCCGAACATGCCTTTATTCCTCTGCTCCTGCATGTGCCGCATGGCTCATGTTCATATTCATTGTTGCATCAGCATGTGCTGTCTGATTGCTACTGGTGTGAGCGCCATGACCAGTGTGACCAAATTTAGAAATGGTCTCTTGGAATAACATTGGCTTCACGCTTGAATAGTAGGTCACTGGATTTTTCTGGCTTGGTTTAGCAAGTTCATTAAATGCAGCGGTCGTATTTAACGTATCTGGCGATTGTTTGACTTTTTCAACCCACGCATCGAAACCGGCACGATCAGGTGTCGCAATCGCTGTAAATTTCATATCAGAGAAGCCGTGTCCACTATAACTTGCTGACATACCTTGATATTCACCTGGTTCATTAGCAATTAAGTGTAGCTTCGTCTGCATTCCTGCCATCGCATAGATTTGTCCACCTAAGCGAGGGATAAAGAATGAGTTCATGACAGAGTCAGACGTGATTTTGAAATTAACAGGAACATTAGTCGGGAAAGCCAGTTCATTAACGGTTGCTATACCTTGTTCTGGATAGATAAATAACCATTTCCAATCCATTGAAACAACTTCAATGGTGACCGGTTTTTCTGTGGACTCTAATGGTTTGTAAGGATCGAGTTCATGGGTAGTTTTCCATGTAATACTCGCCAAAATCACAATAATGATAATTGGCACTGTCCAAACGACGAGTTCAATTTTATTTGAGTGAGCCCAGTTTGGGCGATAGGTGGCTTTAGTATTGGATTCACGGTAGCGAAAAGCGAAAACAATCACCATCAGTATTACCGGTATCACAACAATTAACATTAAACCAAGTGCAATGAGGATTAATGTTTTTTGCTCAGCGCCGATAGCGCCTTTGGGATTCATTAACGCCATATCACAGCCACTTAATAGAAGCGCTGCTGCTAATAGCGAGAGTGTCCCAATACTTTTTATGTATTTCATAAGTCTCATCCAACGACCCAAATGATAAAGGTTCTATTGTTGTTTCATCAGTATCAGTAAGGACATTTTACGGTAAGGTTGCGACAGTGTAAACAATTGTAATGGTAAGTAAGTGGTTGGTTAGTCTTTTGTGTTAATGTGATCACAAGTAATCAAACTATTAAATAAATGTTAACTTAATTATTGTGTATTAACTATAATTTCATAAAGTACCATGTTTTTAAAATAAATACATATTTTTACAAATAAAAATGCAGTAAAAAGTGTAAGAAAACGTATTTTGAGTAAAAAAGAAACAAAATAGAGGTCGGAGGAGAGTTGATAGGAAAAATCCTTTCCATGTTGATGTTTAATATCTTTATTTGATCATTGTATGATTTTTAATATGGATAATTGGCTATTTTGTGAATATTTATATCCAATGAGAAAGTTTTTCATTAAGTAATAAAAAGAGGTTACAGCGAATAAAAAGGCTTTCGCTGTAATAAAAATTAACAATTAGCGATCAAAAATTATATTTTAGGCTGTATACAATGCCGTCTTGCAGAAAATCTTCGCCTAATTTTTTATAAGCATAACGATATTGAATACCGGTGGTAATCGAGGTCGTTGGATGCCACCAAAAAGCTAAAGCACCATTAAACCCATTTTTTCCTCCATTGCCATAACGCTCATGACGATTAAATTCCATTTCATGCCAATTGCTAATACTAAATTTTTGATCACTAATAGAAAAATCATATCCAGCGACCCAACCAACGACATAGCCATTATTTCCTGAATAGTAAGTTTGATCGACATAGTGAAGTGCGATAAAGGGTTTAAACCATAAATTATCAATTTGTGTGTTATAGCCTAAACCGTAAAGCGTATTCACTTCATGGAAGTTACCCTTGTTTTCTTTGCCCGGAAGTGACCATGTACCATAAATATGCCCGTAAAAATTAAAATGACTTTCACCCAAATAAATGCGGCTGGTTGCTTTAACGGTATAACGTTGATTATCACCTGGCTGTGTTTTGCGAGGATTAAAGGGGTTTTCTAGATCAAAAAATCCATAAAACTCACCCCATGAAAAGTTAGCACCACCTTCGAGTTCTAAATAGGCAAAATCATCTTTATGAGAAGATTGCCCTGTTTTATGTGTTGTATGAGAAGTCCAATCAAGATAATTGATGCTGGTATTAGCGAAGCCACCTAAATAGCTAGCTTGAGCGGATAAAGAAAGTGTACTAGCGATGGTTAATAGAAATGTTTTTTTTATCATGAGTAATCTCAATTAAATTTAATGAAATAATTTTTCGGTGAATTTGTTTTTTGATCTATTTTGAAATTATAATCTTTTTAAACTTTATTATAAGATTATAATGTTGAAATTAAGATCTGTTTCTAGAATATTAAATCGAAAGTTAAAAGTAGGAATTTTATCATTGTTTAATTTATTTTTAGTATTTGTTCTATTTTGAATGGATTAAGTGTTTACTTGCGGTTTTTGGGGTAGGAAAAAAGGAAGTTAAAAAAGAAAGAAGAATAGGTGGAAAGAATGGCGTAAAAATACCTCACGACACAGGAATAAAGGGATAGTATCATTAGCCAATATTCGTTTTTATCTTACTTGGAATTTTTATTGTGACCTCATTTGCTGAACTTAACGCACTTCCTGCAGAACAACTCGCTAACCTTAATGAATTGGGTTATCTCACTATGACCCCAGTTCAAGAAGCTGCTTTGCCCGCTATTCTTGAAGGAAAAGACGTTCGCGCTCAGGCAAAAACAGGCAGCGGTAAAACGGCTGCTTTTGGTTTGGGACTTTTGCAACACATTGATGCAAAAAAGTTTAATACTCAATCACTTATTTTATGCCCAACGCGAGAACTTGCTGATCAAGTTGCAAATGAATTACGTCGTCTTGCTCGTTATCTTCCAAACATCAAAGTATTAACGCTGTGTGGTGGTGTTCCATTTAGTATCCAGCGTGATTCATTAATACATGCTGCACATATTATTGTGGCAACACCTGGCAGATTGCTTGATCACCTAAAAAAAGAGACGGTCACTTTAGATGATGTGAAAACATTGGTATTGGATGAAGCTGATAGAATGTTGGATATGGGATTTTTTGATGATATCAACGATATTATTTCTCGTATGCCTACGGCACGCCAAACGTTGCTTTTTTCTGCAACTTGGCCCAATGAGATCGCAACAATTAGCCGTAAGATCCAGCAAAATCCAGTAACTATTGAAATCAATTCTGTTGATGAACTTCCTGCTGTTGAACAGCAGTTTTATGAAATATCTCGTCATGGAAAAATTGGATTGTTGCAAAAGCTGTTAAGCCGTGAGCAACCTGCTTCTTGTGTTGTATTTTGTAATACGAAGCGAGATTGCCAAGATGTGTATGAAACACTGACAGAAAGTCATCAAAGTGTGCTCGCTCTACATGGTGATATGGAACAAAGAGAGCGTGACCAAACGCTTATTCGCTTTGCTAATGGAAGTTGTCGTGTATTAGTCGCAACAGATGTTGCGGCTCGTGGACTTGATATTAAAGCGTTAGAGATGGTGATTAACTACGAGTTGTCGTGGGATCCTGAAGTACATGTTCATCGAATTGGTCGCACAGCCAGAGCGGGTGAAAGTGGATTGGCAATTAGTTTTTGCGCGCCAGAAGAAATTCAGCGTGCTAATGCTTTAGAAGAGATGCTTCACTTAAAGATAAATTGGTTGCCAGTACCTACTGGGCTACAAATTATGCCTCTTGAAGCAACGATGGCAACATTATGTATTGATGGTGGTAAAAAAGCCAAAATGCGTCCAGGTGATATTTTAGGCGCATTAACTGGTGATATGGGGTTCAATGGTGCCGATATTGGTAAAATTATCATTAACCCAACACATGCTTATGTTGCTGTAAAACAATCTATTGCAAAACAGGTCTTGAAACAGCTGCAACAAGGTAAAATAAAAGGTAAAACCGTAAAAGTGAGATTGTTTAGATAACTCTATTTACTAAGAATATAAAAAAGACAGCTTAAGCTGTCTTTTTTATGGCGCATATACATTGATAAGGTAATAAAATTAATATGTTGTTTTCTTAAGGGCTAAATAATCGAGTATTGTGCCAAATACAAGGCTTACCGCACCAACAATGACACCGTATAAAAAGAGTGTTGACGCCCAAGAACTTAATCTATCAGTATCTATTGATTGAATATAATTCACAGACTGGAACATCTCTAAAGTAGGTAGTGAATTTATTACCACAAGAATTAAACTGCAAATAAAGAAAAGAACCGTCAGCATCAAGCCATAAATAGCAAAGCGGTACTGTTTAATAAATAACGTTCTTCTAAGAAATTCACCTGTTTTTTGTGTGTATATAAGTGTATTTTTCGAAATCAACAGTAAGATAAGACCGGGTACAGAAGCCGCAATAGAAAAAAGGTAAAATGCTTCCCAACCATGGCTTTCAACATACCAGCCAGCAACGGGTCCAACATAAACACGACCAATCGCAGAAAGAGCCGAGAGCAACGCAAATTGTGTTGCTGAAAAGGAGAGATGACAAAGTGTCATCAGAAGGGCAACGAATGCGGCGGTTCCCATTCCGCCACAGATATTTTCAAATGCAACTACTGCTCCCATGCTATAAATACTTTGCTCAGAAACCGCTAAATACCAATAACCGATATTTGAACCACCTTGCAAAATACCAAAAATCATCAGCGCCTTAAATAAACTCCAACGTCGCATTAATAAACCACCTAATAATGCCCCGATAATAGTGGCTGCAAGTCCAAGTGTTTTATTCACTAATCCAACTTCACCTGCATCAAATCCAGCACCGCGTATAAGAAAAGTGGTACTTAAACTTAGGGCAAAGGCATCGCCCATTTTATACAGCACAATAAGCAGTAAAATTAGCCAAGCATTATTACGAGAGAAGAATTCATATAAAGGTTCAATAACAGCTTCATAGAGTGTTCGTGGCGGTTTTACAGTTGTTTCTGGCTCTTGGGCAAGTAGTGTCGCAATAATACCAATTCCCATTAAGGCTGCCATTAACCAATACATATTTTGCCAGCCAATATATTTATCCGCTAACCAAAGCGCCATACCTCCAGAAACAAGCATGGCTATGCGATAGCCTAATACAGAAACAGCAGCTCCTGTACCACGCTCATCAGCTTTTAATATATCTGTTTTATAGGCGTCAAAAACAATGTCTTGTGAAGCAGAGCAAAAGGCAACAATGACAGCTAAAGAGGCAAGCCACCATAAATGATCATTAGGATTTAAAAATCCCATTCCTGCAATACCAAGCACTAATCCTATTTGAGTAAGCAACATCCATCCTCGGCGACGACCAAGAAAAGAAGGGGTATAGCGATCCATAAATGGTGACCAGAGGAATTTAAAAACATAGGCTTGTCCCACCAATGAGAAAAAACCAATGGTTTTTAAATCGATATCTTCTACTGTCATCCAAGCTTGTAATGTGCCTGCTGTTAACGCCAGCGGTAATCCAGAAGTAAAGCCAAGTAATAGAAGAATAAATGATTTATACCAAGTGGTTTGTTTGAAGGCGGGCTGAACCATGCAAAATTCCTTTCAACGACCTGTTTGAGATAACAGGTCGTTTATGCTAATAAAATTAACGAGCGTTAGATTTGATAAATTGACTGACTGAAGCGTCTTTTGCCATATCGCCAACAAGTTCACTTAAGACATTGTTAATCGCAGCGGCAATTTTCTCATTAGTTGCACCAAATGGACCTTGAACATTGTAGCTAGTACGGAATGTTTTGGTATTAGAACTGCCATTTGGCAAGGTGACGATAACGGAAATGTCCGCTTTTGCACTGATATTATGACGAACACTTCCTTCACCTACGTCTGCATTGAGTTTATTGATAACAATAATCACATCCGCAGAAGCAGGGGAACCTATCATAAAACCACGAGCGACCATTTGTTTTTGTAAAACTTCTTGCATTAAAAATGCAATATCACGAGTTGGGACAAGGACTTCTAATTTACCGTTGCGGTTGATTTCCGCTAGGTTTTTAGATGCACGTTTGTCTTGGCTTGAAATATTCAGCGAAATAGGGCGCATTGTTGGATCGGCCGCAGGGACTGACATCACAGGCTCAATAGACAGTTTGTTACTAGGGGTTGCACAACCTGAAAGGAGTGTTAATGCAAAAACAGCACAGAGTAAATTTTTAATCATGAGGTAATCTCGGTTAAATATGTCTGTTGTGTTAACGAGTAGAATAGGCTTTAAACTTTAGCCTATCATACCACTGCTGATAGGTTGCTAATATCCCCTTAACGGACGAAATTATCTGATTTTATCAATTGATTTTATTTCAAATTACTCTCATTTCTGCCCATGTATATTGACAATATTCGGTCAATGGTTTTACTCAAGATGAAAAATAAGCGATTATCATCAGCAAAATTAAAAAGAATAAGTCCATCATGTTGTATTGATAAAGACTCAATCAATATAGTCTGGTTGACTTATTTTTTATTCACCATGGTATAAAGGCTAGAGTATTAGGGGTAGAGATGATCCGTGATGATATTGAGAATAAGCTGATTTCACGCTTTTCACCGCATTTTTTACAAGTAATAAACGAAAGCCATCGTCATAATGTGCCCGAAGGCTCTGAAAGCCACTTTAAAGTCATTATCGTGAGTGATGATTTTAATGAGAAACGTCGTGTTTCGCGCCATCGTGATGTGTATCAAACATTAGCTCATGAAATGGAAAATGGTGTTCATGCATTAGCATTACACACCTTTACTTTGAGTGAATGGAATGAACAGCAGGATAAAGCGTTACGCTCTCCTGGGTGTCGTGGCGGAAGCCAAGAAGATTAACAACCTTATCGTTAATCGTGAGTAAATAGATCTTAAGATGCGTATTTTTTGTTCTTTATAGCGGAAAAAAGGGGAGAGTTGCTCGATTTTATGAAAAAATTGAGGAATAAAACGGCTCTTTCTCGACTCAACCCCTCTAGATCGTTATAATGTCGCGTCTAATTTTCAGTAAGGTTTCGGGATGCTTCTGATATCAGGGATCCTCGTTTTTTTAAATGTGGCGGCCCCGGTTCTGAAAGGAAAATAAACCTAAACATGTCAACATCATGTTAGTTTCCTTTAAAGTAGACCGAGCACTAAAACTTATTTTGAGGTAACAAGATGCAAGTTTCTGTTGAAACGACTCAAGGCCTAGGGCGTCGTGTCACAATCACCGTACCAGCCGCTGATATCCAAACTGCTGTAGACAGTGAACTGAAAAAAGCTGCTAAAACTGTTCGCATTGATGGTTTCCGTAAAGGTCACGTTCCAATGTCAATGGTTAAACAGCGTTACGGTATGTCAGTACTGAATGATGTTCTGGGTGATCTGATGCAGCGTAATTTCATTAACGCTATCATCGAAAACAAAGTAAACCCAGTTGGCGCGCCTGATTACAAACCAGAGCAATACAAAGAAGGTGAAGACTTTGTTTACTCTGTCGAATTCGAAGTTTTCCCAGAAATCGAACTGAAAGATCTGGAAAGCATTGAAGTAGTAAAACCTGTTGTTGCTGTTAAAGACGAAGACGTTGATAACATGTTAGAAACACTGCGTAAACAACAAGCAGAGTGGAAAGACAAAGACGGCGAAGTTGCAGCAGAAGATCGTGTAACTGTTGATTTCAACGGTTCTATTGACGGTGAAGAATTTGAAGGCGGAAAAGCTGAAGATTTCGTACTGGCAATGGGTCAAGGTCGTATGATCCCAGGTTTCGAAGAAGGCGTTATCGGTCATAAAGCGGGTGAAGAATTCACAATTGATGTGACTTTCCCAGAAGATTACCACGCTGAAAATCTGAAAGGTAAAAAAGCACAATTCGCTATCAACCTGAAAAAAGTT comes from Proteus vulgaris and encodes:
- a CDS encoding cytochrome o ubiquinol oxidase subunit III, coding for MSTQTVNNANAHEHHGHHDAGATKVFGFWIYLMSDLILFASLFATYAVLVNGIADGPSGKEIFSLPFVLVETFLLLFSSITFGFAMLSMNKGSVSQVNLWLFVTFLFGLGFVIMEVYEFHELIAEGYGPDRSAFLSAFFALVSTHGLHVTAGLIWIVIMMIQVSRRGLTEVNRTRLSCLSLFWHFLDVVWICVFTVVYLMGAM
- the cyoB gene encoding cytochrome o ubiquinol oxidase subunit I, which encodes MFGKLTLDAIPLHEPIIVVTLLGIVLGGLAVVGALTYFRKWKWLWTEWLTSVDHKKIGIMYIIVAMVMMFRGFADAIMMRSQQALASAGEAGFLPPHHYDQIFTAHGVIMIFFMATPFVVGLMNLVVPLQIGARDVAFPFLNSLSFWFFVVGVLLINISLGIGEFAQTGWLAYPPLSGLEYNPGVGVDYWIWSLQISGIGTLLTGVNFFATILRMRAPGMSMMKMPVFSWAALCTNVLIIAAFPILTVTITLLTLDRYLGTHFFTNDMGGNMMMYINLVWAWGHPEVYILVLPVFGVFSEVTATFSKKRLFGYTSLVGATVVITVLSFIVWLHHFFTMGSGANVNAFFGIATMIIAIPTGVKIFNWLFTMYQGRIEYKSPMLWTIGFLITFSVGGMTGVLLAVPGANFVLHNSLFLIAHFHNVIIGGVVFGCFAGMTYWFPKAFGFTLNEKWGIRAFWFWFIGFFMAFMPLYILGFMGMTRRISQNINPEFHPMLMVAAGGAALIAIGIACQVIQIYVSIRDRDQNRDLTGDPWGGRTLEWSISSPAPFYNFAVEPNVQTRDEWWDQKEKGTAYQRPTKYEPIHMPKNTGAGVIISAFSLVLGFAMIWHIWWLAIVGFAGMIVTWIVKSFDTDVDYYVQVPEIEALENKHYEELKKAGVK
- the cyoA gene encoding cytochrome o ubiquinol oxidase subunit II translates to MRLMKYIKSIGTLSLLAAALLLSGCDMALMNPKGAIGAEQKTLILIALGLMLIVVIPVILMVIVFAFRYRESNTKATYRPNWAHSNKIELVVWTVPIIIIVILASITWKTTHELDPYKPLESTEKPVTIEVVSMDWKWLFIYPEQGIATVNELAFPTNVPVNFKITSDSVMNSFFIPRLGGQIYAMAGMQTKLHLIANEPGEYQGMSASYSGHGFSDMKFTAIATPDRAGFDAWVEKVKQSPDTLNTTAAFNELAKPSQKNPVTYYSSVKPMLFQETISKFGHTGHGAHTSSNQTAHADATMNMNMSHAAHAGAEE
- a CDS encoding outer membrane protein OmpK; this encodes MIKKTFLLTIASTLSLSAQASYLGGFANTSINYLDWTSHTTHKTGQSSHKDDFAYLELEGGANFSWGEFYGFFDLENPFNPRKTQPGDNQRYTVKATSRIYLGESHFNFYGHIYGTWSLPGKENKGNFHEVNTLYGLGYNTQIDNLWFKPFIALHYVDQTYYSGNNGYVVGWVAGYDFSISDQKFSISNWHEMEFNRHERYGNGGKNGFNGALAFWWHPTTSITTGIQYRYAYKKLGEDFLQDGIVYSLKYNF
- the dbpA gene encoding ATP-dependent RNA helicase DbpA, yielding MTSFAELNALPAEQLANLNELGYLTMTPVQEAALPAILEGKDVRAQAKTGSGKTAAFGLGLLQHIDAKKFNTQSLILCPTRELADQVANELRRLARYLPNIKVLTLCGGVPFSIQRDSLIHAAHIIVATPGRLLDHLKKETVTLDDVKTLVLDEADRMLDMGFFDDINDIISRMPTARQTLLFSATWPNEIATISRKIQQNPVTIEINSVDELPAVEQQFYEISRHGKIGLLQKLLSREQPASCVVFCNTKRDCQDVYETLTESHQSVLALHGDMEQRERDQTLIRFANGSCRVLVATDVAARGLDIKALEMVINYELSWDPEVHVHRIGRTARAGESGLAISFCAPEEIQRANALEEMLHLKINWLPVPTGLQIMPLEATMATLCIDGGKKAKMRPGDILGALTGDMGFNGADIGKIIINPTHAYVAVKQSIAKQVLKQLQQGKIKGKTVKVRLFR
- the ampG gene encoding muropeptide MFS transporter AmpG, translating into MVQPAFKQTTWYKSFILLLLGFTSGLPLALTAGTLQAWMTVEDIDLKTIGFFSLVGQAYVFKFLWSPFMDRYTPSFLGRRRGWMLLTQIGLVLGIAGMGFLNPNDHLWWLASLAVIVAFCSASQDIVFDAYKTDILKADERGTGAAVSVLGYRIAMLVSGGMALWLADKYIGWQNMYWLMAALMGIGIIATLLAQEPETTVKPPRTLYEAVIEPLYEFFSRNNAWLILLLIVLYKMGDAFALSLSTTFLIRGAGFDAGEVGLVNKTLGLAATIIGALLGGLLMRRWSLFKALMIFGILQGGSNIGYWYLAVSEQSIYSMGAVVAFENICGGMGTAAFVALLMTLCHLSFSATQFALLSALSAIGRVYVGPVAGWYVESHGWEAFYLFSIAASVPGLILLLISKNTLIYTQKTGEFLRRTLFIKQYRFAIYGLMLTVLFFICSLILVVINSLPTLEMFQSVNYIQSIDTDRLSSWASTLFLYGVIVGAVSLVFGTILDYLALKKTTY
- a CDS encoding YajG family lipoprotein, producing MIKNLLCAVFALTLLSGCATPSNKLSIEPVMSVPAADPTMRPISLNISSQDKRASKNLAEINRNGKLEVLVPTRDIAFLMQEVLQKQMVARGFMIGSPASADVIIVINKLNADVGEGSVRHNISAKADISVIVTLPNGSSNTKTFRTSYNVQGPFGATNEKIAAAINNVLSELVGDMAKDASVSQFIKSNAR
- the bolA gene encoding transcriptional regulator BolA; the protein is MIRDDIENKLISRFSPHFLQVINESHRHNVPEGSESHFKVIIVSDDFNEKRRVSRHRDVYQTLAHEMENGVHALALHTFTLSEWNEQQDKALRSPGCRGGSQED
- the tig gene encoding trigger factor, which gives rise to MQVSVETTQGLGRRVTITVPAADIQTAVDSELKKAAKTVRIDGFRKGHVPMSMVKQRYGMSVLNDVLGDLMQRNFINAIIENKVNPVGAPDYKPEQYKEGEDFVYSVEFEVFPEIELKDLESIEVVKPVVAVKDEDVDNMLETLRKQQAEWKDKDGEVAAEDRVTVDFNGSIDGEEFEGGKAEDFVLAMGQGRMIPGFEEGVIGHKAGEEFTIDVTFPEDYHAENLKGKKAQFAINLKKVEERELPELTEEFIKRFGIADGSVDGLRAEVRKNMERELKNAIRTRVKSQVIDGLVKANEVDVPAAAVDSEIEVLQRQAAQRFGGDEKQALQLPRELFEEQAKRRVIVGLLLGEVINSNELKAEDDRVNALIDEMASAYEDPSEVVEFYNKNEQLMNNIRNLALEEQAVEKILANAKVTEKETNFTELMNEVQMG